A segment of the Gossypium hirsutum isolate 1008001.06 chromosome D10, Gossypium_hirsutum_v2.1, whole genome shotgun sequence genome:
AATCTTGGTTCGGTGGAAGATCACTATTGCTTGTTCAGTTAAGACCCAAAAAACCCTAATCTGGACTCAAAATCTCTAAGCCATTTCTAAAGACCCAACTACATGCATGATACTGTCTCATTGTTGAATACGAAGTATTAATACGGCTTCCAGTTAATAACAACATCTGCAGAAATTAAGATGACATTGAATTCAAAGGTCCAGAGTGCATGATCCAGCATTCAGCATTAGAAAAGCAATTTGTGAAATATAGAAATGTCTCTGTACCTTGTATGGAGCAAGTTTGTCTTTAGCCCAGTTGCAAAGCTCTTCCAAACTGAAAGCAGAGTTTGACTCTTCTTGTTTCCTTTTTTGTTCCGAATCCAGCACCACTATTGCAGATACAGCTTCTCCATAATCCTTATCCGGTAAGCCAAACACACAGCACTCTGCTATATCAGGGTGCTGcacaaaaatgaaatttttagtcTATTGATTTGACAATTTCACCTCCATCGAGGGGGTCTTTTGTTCATTTTTCCTCAAAAAGCAATCAAAGAACAAAtattgaaaacaaaaagaaaggggTTCCACCACTCAGAATAGGAATATTGAGCGGACAGGTTTACCTGTAAAAGAACTGATTCAATTTCCAAGGCAGACAATTTGTATCCACCAACCTTCATTATATCAGCACTTGTACCTGACGAATTACACACAAAAACATGAAACAAGAAATAAGTCGCAATCCAGATTTTTACAGGTTTGGATGTTGCATGAAATAACGCAATAAACTCACTTCCAGACAATAACCGTAAGGAAATTAAATTCAGATAGTAGAGTTAAAAGCATAGAAGAAGGAATAACAGAAGAGAAGGGCGAGTCAGGAAGTGCATACCAAGAAAAGATAAAAACTACAGAATAGCTTTGACACTTTGTCATCTCTAGACcaacaaaatcagaaaacacCTGTAGGATTTTCTTATCTCTCACCCTCTGACAAACACCCAGAAGATGTAGTCCCCTGCCTAACTTTTTTTTGGAAAACATATGATAGACATGTTGCACATCCTAGATAAAGTATGAATCTACTCTGTTCTGTTATACTTGATGACTGGAGCAATCTTCAGAAGGAAACTGGCAAGCGAAATAGGGGAATAGAGAGCATACAAGGACATCATAATCATCATCCTAACTTCTAAAGGACATCATCTGAACACAAAACTTGAAGCTAACTATTGGAGATCAACCAAACAAAAAGAAAGCAAATCACCATATTCCATACCCAGCAGGAGATAAGGCAGAATGTATTGACAGTATCAATGAGAAGTATCATATGATGAGCAACATTTAGTTTTCTGAAAGTGCTAAAATGCATGTTATTATCAACAATTCTTTATTAAAAAGGGAAAGGAAGAAGATTACTAAGAAAATGCCAGCATAATTTATCACAAACAACTGAACAATCAACAATATGAAACCAGATGTCCTTACGTCCCAAAATGACGTAGTATCCATCTTCATCTACTCTACAAGCATCCCCAGTCTTGAAGAACCCATCATCAGTAAACGATTCCTTGGTTACCTATACTTAGGAAaacaaattgaatgaatttaCTGTCCTTGTAGTTAAAGCACAATTAGCATAAGACATCTAGGATATGTCTCTAGCCCAAGCAATTGAAGACATTTCTTAGTCCTTGACTAAGGGAAAAGGCAGGGAGGACCATTTCCCCAAATTCAATATCAGAAAAGCAGCATGATTTCTAGGTGGTCTCCAACATCAGTTCCTCAATTAGGGTTGTAAGAAATAAAATTGGAGAACTAAAATTCCAGTAAAACAGGAAACCCAGAAAAGATATTCTAGGATCAAAACAGTGGAACACTTTTTCATAATTCTAAAGCAATGGctatatttgataaaagagaaAAAACTGGAGCATGAGAGATTATTCCATTAGGTTACAAGAAAAATTCAGATGATATAAGGAAATACCTGAGGAAGTTTCCAGTATTCTTTAAACAATGAAGGACTTTTAACACAAAGTTCACCCTCGCCAATTGTACCACCCCCGCTTTTATCTTCAGCAATCCTGACCTATTAGAAATAAATAGTCTCAACATGTCAAGGAATAAAAGTTGTATAGTAACCCTTTTagaaggaaaacaaaaagaaatttctACTATAATTCTTCTTCAGTGCTCGGTACTGGAAAACCTTTTCTAACTATTGTCTTTGTTCTGGTCAACATTCTTCATTGTCTATATAAGGAACAATGTTTTCTCTAGTAACAAAGAAAAGTAGGTATACCATtgaggaaaaaaaaatcaattatcatCCCTGGCACATGTTGCAAGACAGGTTCTAGGAGGTTAAAAGTTGTCCTTTGAACAAGTTTCTACTCAATgtctatttttttgaaaatctatttGTTGAAAACCAATTTTCCATAGTCAAAGACACCCTTATATTCATTCTCCATGAAACAAGCAAAATAATACTGCCACAATTTCTGCCATTTACTAACAATTTATTATGAGTGGTTCACTTTCCAGCTGTTCATTTGTTATGAAGTTGTGCTTTTTTTGGCTATATTCAAGAGTTCAACAGTAAGAAGCAACTATAATCAAATGATTCAAATCACATTTGGAAGGCCCTGTCTATCCCTTTGTAAAACAACACTGACTATCAAATCAGAAACAACCAATAAATCGCTGCTAACCTGCACACCAGGAAACGGTTTGCCAACTGTGCCTGCCTTCCGAGCACCCCTCAATGGATTTGATATTGCCATGACAAACTGAATATATCCAATCCAAAAAAACAGTATAACCATAAGAACATTTCTGACACACAACATCAATGAGATGTTGTAAGATGCAAAGAAATAACTCAAGAATTGGTCTTAAGTTGAGTTTGCTCACCTCAGTCATCCCATACCGTTCTAAAAGGCAGTGTCCAGTGATGGTTTCCCATTCGTGCATGACAGGTTGAGGAAGTGCAGAAGACCCAGACATCTGAAAAATATAAACAGTTTACCTTTTTAAGAATATTATCACAAGGTTTAGACCTATTTTGTGGCAATAAACAGATTGTCAAGGATAAATTAGATTGCAAATGGGCAGAAGGAAACCTTATGCATCTACCCAAAATTTTAATGAATCATGTTATGAGAAAATTTTCCAGGAAACTTACCATAAGACGCAACTGTTGTGCAGCATAGGCAGATAAAGCTTGTTGCTCTGGATCCATTGCTTGGTAACCTTGTATCAATCTAGCGTACATTGTTGGAACCTTGTGCATAACAAAGACAACATAAATTATTGGAATTCTACAGAGACTATTTTTCCTGAATAAGCAGGAAAAGTAGAATGCTCTATcagagacacatggccatgcaaGGAAAAGAAAATGCTATTGCCCCTAAATTTAGCATGCTACAAATATAATTTtgcagaagaagaagaagaaccagCGTTTCACAACTGGACTTGAGCATGGATGTTGAGCACTTGGCTACATCCAGCATAGatctatttaatttcttttttcaattttttcctcaTATTTCAAGGATCATAACTAAATACCAGTACTTTAGGTGTTTTATATTTTTTCCATACGggtaatctaaaataaaatcagGAGACAGCACCATGAGCCTCTATGTTCAATTCAGGCAAAGATTAAACCATACAAGAACATTCAACTATGTTAAACTACTGAAATGTTTAagatcataattatacttacacCCGTAAAAACAGTAATGGCATCATCAGCCTTAGCCCCATTTTTTGGGTATGATtcacgccatctttgccaaataCTCCTTACGCTAAACTTGGGTATAAATTCAACCTTCAACAAGAAGGCAAGATGTATTAAAACAAACATGCTTGTTGAATAAGCTGTCCTTAAATAACACAATAATAACTACTATAACCCAGCTAAATAGAAACAGTCATATGGCACTTTTGTCACTTAAATAAGTGCTGAAAGGGAAACTTATAacttaaagaagaagaaaagaataagaaaatccACAAATCACAAAAATGGGACATAATAGTATCGCTTACAGTTGAGCCAGCATACAAAGGGGCAAGTAAAGCATTAAAAAGTCCGTGAACATGTATGGTACAAGTTAAGGAGATCAAAGTGAAGAATATTCTCAAACCAAGTACTCAGCATAGGCACTAAAGAAGTTAGTAACAGCATCAGCAAGGAAGCATGCTTCACCAATAATATCTGCAGAATACATGCTATTTCAATTATATAAATGTTTGTAAATGGATATGATGTAGTGGTAGACAATGCAGAAACTGATCAGTAGACGTATACTCCCAGGCATCAGCTAGCATTTTCACCTGAAATGAAGAAAAAGTTGTCAAAAGGTAAATCCAATTCAAGCATTAAAAAGAACAGAATAATAAGGAAATCCAGAATGTCAAGTTCAGTATTGCATTATCTGCTACTCTGCTCATTGCATGTGGTACAAAAACATATTATTTCCAGATATATATCATACCACCAATTTCCATGCAAGATAACAAGGAATCTATGTTCTAAGAATTGATTTGGATAACAGTTAGAGGAAGCAAagcatttctcttttattttaataCACCCTAGGGATAATATTAACATCATTAACGTATAGATCTCATTAATTAAGCTTCCACATTGTATACAACATGATAATTGAGGACCTAAATGCAGAACAGCTACAGAAGTTCAGAAAATTACCTGTGCAGAGATGCTCTTATGGGTATGAACTACTCCTTTAGGTTTACCTGTTGTACCACTCGTGTAGACGATCAATGCCGGATTTTCATCTGCacatagaaaatgaaaaaaaaaaaaggagtatgAGACGAAAGCTTAGTCCAAAAAAAAGGATGATAATTTTGTATATTCTCATAAAGATTAACCATCAACGCAGCTAGAGTTCTATATATTACCTATCAAAATTCCATCTGCTTCTATCTCTCCAGTTTGCAATTCATCAGTCATATTAGGGGATGAGAAAGTGCTGGAAACAGGAGGAATAAGTGAAAATTGTGCT
Coding sequences within it:
- the LOC107913899 gene encoding malonate--CoA ligase isoform X1 produces the protein MTGIITYSFKGLNYVSLLRPSAFHRYRYCYLNPFVTPPFTNASFSSSLPSNSLGSEPATLMEVVKAAWRPSVAGSIAIRADQKSYAYSQLLSSACNISRLLFSTNIKINNKGVSGHGNLGGARIGIVAKPSAEFVAGMLGTWLSGGVAVPLALSYPEAELLHVMNDSDISFVLSTEDYSETMQSIATGCAAQFSLIPPVSSTFSSPNMTDELQTGEIEADGILIDENPALIVYTSGTTGKPKGVVHTHKSISAQVKMLADAWEYTSTDQFLHCLPLHHVHGLFNALLAPLYAGSTVEFIPKFSVRSIWQRWRESYPKNGAKADDAITVFTGVPTMYARLIQGYQAMDPEQQALSAYAAQQLRLMMSGSSALPQPVMHEWETITGHCLLERYGMTEFVMAISNPLRGARKAGTVGKPFPGVQVRIAEDKSGGGTIGEGELCVKSPSLFKEYWKLPQVTKESFTDDGFFKTGDACRVDEDGYYVILGRTSADIMKVGGYKLSALEIESVLLQHPDIAECCVFGLPDKDYGEAVSAIVVLDSEQKRKQEESNSAFSLEELCNWAKDKLAPYKLPTRLMLWDSLPRNAMGKVNKKELKRQLGNEK
- the LOC107913899 gene encoding malonate--CoA ligase isoform X2, with translation MTGIITYSFKGLNYVSLLRPSAFHRYRYCYLNPFVTPPFTNASFSSSLPSNSLGSEPATLMEVVKAAWRPSVAGSIAIRADQKSYAYSQLLSSACNISRLLFSTNIKINNKGVSGHGNLGGARIGIVAKPSAEFVAGMLGTWLSGGVAVPLALSYPEAELLHVMNDSDISFVLSTEDYSETMQSIATGCAAQFSLIPPVSSTFSSPNMTDELQTGEIEADGILIDENPALIVYTSGTTGKPKGVVHTHKSISAQVEFIPKFSVRSIWQRWRESYPKNGAKADDAITVFTGVPTMYARLIQGYQAMDPEQQALSAYAAQQLRLMMSGSSALPQPVMHEWETITGHCLLERYGMTEFVMAISNPLRGARKAGTVGKPFPGVQVRIAEDKSGGGTIGEGELCVKSPSLFKEYWKLPQVTKESFTDDGFFKTGDACRVDEDGYYVILGRTSADIMKVGGYKLSALEIESVLLQHPDIAECCVFGLPDKDYGEAVSAIVVLDSEQKRKQEESNSAFSLEELCNWAKDKLAPYKLPTRLMLWDSLPRNAMGKVNKKELKRQLGNEK